One region of Lactobacillus johnsonii genomic DNA includes:
- a CDS encoding PTS mannose/fructose/sorbose/N-acetylgalactosamine transporter subunit IIC, with amino-acid sequence MAWWQILLLTLYAGYEILDELQIYSSLNTPVGAGLIAGLIMGDLKTGLIIGGAMQLTVLGVGTFGGASKIDATTGIVLATAFSVSIKGMSPQVAISSIAVPVAAIMVQLDVLARFANTYFAHRIDHLIEENNYKGIERNFLYGAIPWALSRAIPVFIALAFGRGLVQTIANSLNGNLKWLGTGLTVAGAVLPAVGFAILLRYLPVKKHTAYLIMGFTFTTLFSVLFTSIQTLGTGLQAAIKSFTATFNGLPMLAMALIGLAFAILHYKDEISGKGGSGKGGTKEATTTTESTNVASEGEITDDEL; translated from the coding sequence ATGGCTTGGTGGCAAATATTACTACTTACCCTCTATGCTGGATATGAAATTCTTGATGAATTACAAATTTATTCATCATTGAATACACCAGTTGGAGCTGGCTTGATTGCTGGTTTAATCATGGGTGACTTAAAAACCGGTTTAATTATTGGTGGTGCCATGCAACTTACAGTTTTAGGTGTTGGTACTTTCGGTGGTGCTTCTAAGATTGATGCAACTACTGGTATAGTTTTAGCAACAGCATTTTCTGTAAGTATTAAAGGAATGAGCCCACAAGTAGCTATTTCTTCAATTGCGGTTCCTGTAGCTGCAATCATGGTTCAATTGGACGTTTTGGCAAGATTTGCTAACACTTATTTTGCTCACAGAATTGATCACTTAATTGAAGAAAACAATTATAAGGGAATCGAGAGAAACTTCCTTTACGGTGCGATTCCATGGGCTTTATCTCGTGCAATCCCTGTCTTTATTGCTTTAGCATTTGGACGCGGCTTGGTTCAAACAATTGCTAACTCATTGAATGGAAACTTAAAGTGGTTAGGTACTGGTTTAACAGTAGCCGGTGCTGTCCTTCCTGCAGTTGGTTTTGCTATTTTGCTTCGTTACTTACCAGTTAAGAAGCATACCGCTTACTTAATTATGGGATTCACATTTACTACTTTATTCTCAGTTTTATTTACAAGCATTCAAACCTTAGGTACAGGTCTTCAAGCAGCAATTAAATCATTTACTGCAACTTTCAATGGTCTACCAATGCTTGCAATGGCTTTAATTGGATTGGCATTCGCAATCTTACACTACAAGGATGAAATTAGTGGCAAAGGTGGTAGTGGTAAAGGCGGAACAAAAGAAGCCACAACTACTACAGAATCCACTAATGTAGCTTCGGAGGGGGAAATCACCGATGATGAACTCTAA
- a CDS encoding PTS sugar transporter subunit IIA, protein MTKELVLISHGKMAEEVKKSAELIMGPQEYIHVVCLLPEEGPEDFEKKFQDTINGIPEEDLTVFADLMGGTPANTVSRLIMSGQDIHLIAGMNLAMVIDWLNSQMIGNDADSVNAGKAGIVDINQMLASMKK, encoded by the coding sequence ATGACAAAAGAATTAGTGCTAATCAGTCATGGTAAGATGGCTGAAGAAGTTAAAAAAAGTGCAGAGTTAATTATGGGTCCTCAAGAATATATTCATGTAGTATGTTTACTTCCAGAAGAAGGACCAGAAGATTTTGAAAAGAAGTTTCAAGATACCATTAACGGTATTCCTGAAGAAGATCTAACAGTATTTGCTGACTTAATGGGCGGCACACCAGCTAACACAGTTAGTCGCTTGATTATGAGTGGTCAAGATATTCACCTAATTGCAGGAATGAATCTGGCAATGGTAATTGATTGGCTCAATAGTCAAATGATTGGTAATGATGCAGATTCTGTGAATGCGGGTAAGGCAGGTATTGTAGATATTAATCAAATGCTTGCTAGTATGAAGAAATAG
- a CDS encoding membrane-binding protein translates to MTKRKIWTLIVSVILILGCIWFTFYYANGLQKDTVKFQDGTVYQGTTENRELRSGVMHFNNGDTYTGAFKNGHFEGLGTYKSHEGWTFKGQFHHGVAQGNGQLMKKGKVIQSGKYERGVYVKQ, encoded by the coding sequence ATGACTAAACGTAAGATATGGACTTTAATCGTATCTGTTATTTTAATTCTAGGATGTATTTGGTTTACATTTTATTATGCTAATGGTCTACAAAAGGATACTGTTAAATTCCAAGATGGTACAGTCTATCAAGGCACAACTGAAAATAGAGAACTTCGTTCTGGCGTAATGCATTTTAACAATGGCGATACTTATACTGGTGCGTTTAAAAACGGCCATTTTGAAGGCTTAGGTACTTATAAATCGCATGAAGGTTGGACATTTAAAGGACAATTTCATCACGGAGTTGCCCAAGGAAATGGACAGTTAATGAAGAAAGGAAAAGTAATTCAGTCTGGGAAGTATGAGAGGGGAGTATATGTTAAACAATGA
- a CDS encoding zinc ribbon domain-containing protein — MNKFCPHCGKSIKPTDRFCPHCGRSVIYSNSEMPKRSEIHRNRLKSKKRNIIIGSIIAAFILIFGGWGLYQHGRNSTNSTVIGGNGKLTSAEIKKIPSKQLAAWAILYADKKYGKKWGEAADDLGSGHLTIESYSKYRFGDYEISATDRSRLYVINDQVGYLVSKDNKEITYIGNKSGYSNRSVLTQIYPEIKSENTEKNVNIWNDNLSIVAGKSDEKANDRSSKTNTKSKKTTSKDRLWSNNQNDELISYMDEFGNKMHQSYEHYNEGEDDLVTLAGEHFPRDISEDTYPFKLSSGDHDSRDPKDMETIKLKWNPQVTNKDNDSDTYNVVAIFNHNGKSAEDHITYLFCFYHGEPVALVDQTTNGGYVVVHPTANQDLASHFNEIAENN, encoded by the coding sequence ATGAATAAATTTTGTCCCCATTGTGGGAAATCAATTAAGCCTACGGACCGATTCTGTCCACATTGCGGAAGGTCAGTTATATATTCCAATTCAGAAATGCCTAAAAGAAGTGAAATTCACCGCAATAGATTAAAATCCAAAAAAAGAAATATTATTATTGGATCAATTATCGCCGCATTTATCCTTATTTTTGGTGGCTGGGGATTGTATCAACATGGTCGAAATTCGACTAATAGCACTGTGATTGGTGGTAATGGAAAATTAACTAGTGCTGAGATTAAAAAGATTCCAAGTAAGCAACTAGCTGCTTGGGCAATCCTTTATGCCGATAAAAAATATGGCAAAAAATGGGGAGAAGCAGCTGATGATTTAGGAAGCGGTCACTTAACAATAGAAAGTTATTCAAAATATCGTTTTGGAGATTATGAGATCAGTGCTACTGACAGAAGTAGATTATATGTTATAAATGATCAGGTTGGCTATTTAGTTTCTAAGGATAATAAAGAGATAACTTATATTGGAAATAAGTCTGGCTACAGTAATAGAAGTGTTTTAACTCAGATTTATCCAGAAATTAAATCTGAAAACACGGAGAAAAATGTAAATATTTGGAATGATAATCTATCGATTGTTGCTGGTAAGTCGGATGAAAAAGCTAATGATCGGAGTTCTAAAACTAACACAAAATCTAAGAAGACTACATCTAAAGACCGGCTATGGTCAAATAACCAAAATGATGAATTAATTAGTTATATGGATGAATTCGGCAATAAGATGCATCAATCTTATGAACATTATAATGAAGGAGAAGATGATCTGGTAACATTAGCTGGAGAGCATTTCCCACGCGATATTAGTGAAGATACTTACCCATTTAAATTGAGCTCTGGAGATCACGATAGTAGGGATCCTAAAGATATGGAAACTATTAAGTTGAAATGGAATCCGCAAGTAACTAATAAAGATAATGACAGTGATACATATAATGTAGTTGCTATTTTTAATCATAATGGTAAAAGTGCAGAAGATCATATAACGTATCTGTTCTGTTTTTATCATGGAGAACCAGTTGCCTTGGTTGATCAGACGACAAATGGAGGATATGTGGTAGTTCATCCAACTGCTAACCAAGATTTAGCTTCTCACTTTAACGAAATCGCGGAGAATAATTAA